One part of the Amyelois transitella isolate CPQ chromosome 10, ilAmyTran1.1, whole genome shotgun sequence genome encodes these proteins:
- the LOC106136391 gene encoding uncharacterized protein LOC106136391 translates to MKSVVVLVCLLVIAVQINEAKDLVLGTRVNNLLISTEKLVVKGIPLFRRDKDYVYIDSKQRLIKGIIARDLSRTDAEVTVTSGGVGATNVTLHFKSGRGDGLNYLILIFSQNS, encoded by the exons ATGAAGAGCGTTGTAGTTCTTGTGTGTTTATTAGTGATCGCAGTGCAAATAAATGAAGCAAAAGATCTAGTTTTAGGTACGAGAGTCAATAATCTCCTAATATCCACTGAAAAACTCGTCGTTAAAGGAATACCACTATTTAGAAGAGATAAAGATTATGTGTATATTGATTCCAAGCAAAGGCTTATTAAG ggcATCATCGCCAGAGACCTCTCGCGGACAGATGCAGAAGTGACAGTCACATCGGGGGGAGTAGGAGCAACCAATGTGACGCTACATTTCAAGAGTGGAAGAGGGGACGGGCTTAATTACCTCATACTCATATTTAGTCAGAATAGTTaa